TTAAAAACTGAAGTGCCTCATCTGCATGCTGATGCTTAGAAAGCATATGTATTAATGTATTATAAGTAACCTGATCCGCTAACAACTTAGTATCCTCCATTTTCTCTATTACGTCCCTCACTTCTCTGATCCTTCTGTTTTTGCAAAGGAAGCCCATTACAGTATAGTAACTAACTTTATCTGGGGAGCATCCTTTCAATGGCATTTCAGAAATTAGCTCCATGGCATCTTCAACCCTATGAAGATCACAATATCCCTTGATCAAACAGTTATAAGTGACAACATTTGGCATGATTCCAAGAAGTTGCATTCTCTCTAGAAATCTCAAAGCCTTTTCCAACCTATTTGCCATCACCAAAACATGAATAGCAGTGTTACAAACCAACAAATTAGGTTCAATACCTGCTTTCTGCATCATGGTCAAGACCTGCATCGCATTCCTCAACTTACCAGCCCGACTATAAGACACCATCACACAACAAAAATCTTGAGGCCCACGCTGAATTCCCCTACGTGCCATGAGCCGGAGAACCCTCCTAGCACCTTGACACAGTTTAGTTTTGCTAAGAACATCAAGCATCACACAGTACACAATTGGGTAATGCCGATACCGCCATTGCCTGTCGGACCAATAGAAGAAATCCAAAGCAACCCTTTCATCAGATTGAGACAGCAAAACAGCACAAACAAGTCGAGGCTTGAGGCCTCTTAGCAAGTGCCTCATTTTCCCTTCATGCTTATGGTTCCAAGCCGACCTGCATTCAATCAACCTACAAATTTCTCTGACCAAAGGATGTCGAAATTCATCTTCGTGTATCTCAATTCTCCTCCAATCCTCATCCATTTTGGTGCCTTGATTCCTGTCAGTAAATGAACTGTTGCCTTGGCCGCGTTCTTCATCAGATTCTTCAACCTCGTCACTAAAACCATCAGAATAAACTTGACAGTGAGCATTGCTAAAATTAAAACCCATTTTGCCAAACCCATCATTTGCATCATAAGAATTCTCAGTTTCAACAAGATGGGAAGTGGAATTGGTAGTTGAAGAATCAGAATCAAGATAAGAACGAGGACCAtgatttgttgaagaaaaaagtGAAAGAAACATATGAATATAGGGAAATGGGGTGGTGCGGTAATGCTTTTTGGCAGTATGAACAAAGTGAAAGAAAGGAATATTGGCTACAAGTTTTGGGAATTTGGAGTAAGGAATGAAATtatatagcattttttttttttttttgagtttcaaTGAATAAAAGTAAAAGGATAAGATTAACACAAGGAGTGAAAGAGTAATCAGCTTCTCTGCCTCTGCATCTGCCCCTGAGGATCCATCCAATGAAAAGCTTCCTTCAATATCTGACCTAATCTAATCCAAAAACATAACACTAAAACTGGAGATTGCTTTGTGGCTTCGCTTCGGACATTGAAAGGGACAGCGTTAATCAGTTAGAGAGGACTGAGGAGGGACTTCTAACACCATGTTTGTTTAAAGGAGGTTTTGAGAGGgtggaagagaaagaaagtaTGGTTAAAAAACCCTCGATCTCAAACCTCTCAAGTACTTGAAAATTCATCAAACTTCAAATTGGgattttttaaggatttaaaattgttaaatgatataaatatccttaacataaaataagaaatttactttacataaatatctattttaataatttaataattaataaaaaaaaattataatcctctcataaaaaaataatttggaaatagtttacttattatttttacaattataaGTACAATTGAATTCATAGTTACAATGAATATTCATTTCATTTATACTATGAATTATAatagttgtgttttttattttagttgataatttttttgtattgtttcctTTTATAAGATGATTTGGGTGTTTTGTTAGCAGGCAATTTCTTACATCCATGTGTtataaatcatttaaatatttttattagattaaaacTTGATCGAAAGCTAATTCAATGagataataattttaactagACATACGCTTATGCTATGTCTTGtagctgtattttttttttttcataaacaataaTGTTTATGCATCGGAAGCacattttaaagtataaaaaaaaatctacaattcAAGTTATAGTTCCTACTAAGTcagataaattgattttattttagttagatgaaaaaaaatcaataataattgtaaatcaatcaaaaaaaatttaaaaaataatcataataacttgaaaaaaaaaactatttgtttaaaagggaaaaaacaatgcagtttaatttttaacaaactaaTTATGAAATAATGAAAATAGGTATAGTTTAAATCAACTCAAGTTAGCATGACATGCATATAACCTGGGTGAACATTGTTAGGAGCCTCAATAaaatctagtatttatatagtgaacgaCACCAGCACCAACCCATATAGTTTAGAGGCATTTGCTAATGAGTTCCATAAAACAAAGTCATCAGATGACATTAATCAAGATAAAATGGTAGAGCTGAAAGCTAAAATTAGGGCTATTAAAGAGGTAAACTTGTATGACCTAGTACAAGTTGTAGAGATGTGTCTGGTTTCAAATATGGTGGTGCCGAAGAAATTTTATGTTCCTGAATTCATCTAATACACTATAATACAATGCCACATGACTCATTTTAAATCCtattgtaataaaataaaaaaaagtagtaaatgatgaaaaactacttatatattttttcaggaTAGTTTAAGTGGGACAACGTTGAATTGGTGTATGAGGTTGAACAACACCAAGATCCAAAAATGGAAAGATCTGGTGGATACTTTtgtcaagcaatacaagtacaCCATGGATATCGCTCCTGATAAAACTAGCTTAtccaatttggaaaaaaaaggataaagaaagcataagagAGTACACTCAAAGATGGAGAGATCTAGCTGCATAGGTGCATTTCTCATTTATGGACAAAGAAATGGTCACTCTATTTTCCAACACACTCAAAACATCATACTACGAGCATATAATGGGTAGTTCAACCTAGCAATTCACTAACGTTGTAGTAGCAGTTGAGCGCATAAAATAAAGAGTTAGGAGTGGTAAAGTTTCCATGTCCACCGAGAAAAAAGgcttcaaagagaaaaaaaaaaaaaaaaaaaggaagtcgACCATGTTGAAAGTGGCTATAGGGGTAGGGAAAACCAATTTCAAAACTAGCACATTTCACCCTAAATTGATAACATAAATTTCAACGCTTTAATTCATGCTAGAAAACTTGAGcctcaaataaaaaaccaaactaagaATTTTCAAATGATCTAGAAACAACCAGTTCCATTACCACTACCTCTACAAAAGACGTACTAAAAGCTACCGGGCATTGAACATGTAGCTTCTGAACCCCACCGTGCCTCTACAGTCACCTTACCTTAATTGGTGCAAACTCGACCACACCTACGAATACCATGCTGATGATGTAGGATATAACATTCATATTTACAATACCTTCAAGAAAAGACTTATGCGGTTGATTGAAGTTGGGTGGATAACATTTGAAGAAACTCGAAATGCAAGTATGAACCCTCTACTCAATCATACTTCAAGAAGTAATCAGCAAATGCACTTAACACAGAATGCCCAGAAAATTTAAAAGCATTGATGGTAAGAGCAGGGTGCGAAGAAGGCATCGTGAATTCTTAACGGACTTGGATTTAAAGGGGTATCCTTAAAAGACAAATTTTTACTGTAGTTTTCTGTCCACACCGTTAATGAAATTCCTACAAGAGCTTTTATAGGGAGGTTGCTGAAGGGGAAATGTACTAGAGTTGAAAAATGGAGCATGTTCTCATtgtgtcaaaaaaaaataacaatctttGTCTCATCATGACCacaaagttgtttttatatttcaaccTATTTTAGTTTTGTTGGCAACTTAGCTCATAATGCCATAAGACTTTCTTTGTCAAATGAGCCCTTTATTAATaagattatgtgtttttttgtgtttatgatATGCCTTTATTTTTGTAGTTGTTTCTTGCATATAACACACCTACATGAGCATATATTTTACTCACAAAACCACTGCACCAAGAATTCATTGGTGTGTTTCCCTTCTAAAAAAAGTATACGGATCATATGTATTCACAAGAATTACTTATTTActtagaaaacaattaaaacgaTAAAGTCTTAGGTAATGAAATATTGGACACTTACACTCTATTTGATTTGTGAGGCTACTACTTGCCTCCACTCtagattaagtttttaattgtaGTTTCTTTTAACTGGAAGGAAGAAATAAAGAATATGTAGTGTAATTGATCCAAAAAATTATCTAACTAATCAATAATATGACAATGGGTCGATCATGTGATTAACCCCAATTATTAGTAAATGAGATTGTGTgtgaaattattgaaattgatGCCTTTTTTATATCATGACAAGCTATCAACATGTGGAAGATTTAGGAATTGAGTCAAAAACTCACtatcattgataaaaatattattaatcttaCAAGGATTCATTGTAGGTGTCATATGTTTGATCTACTATAGATTCACATGAGTAGAGATGGTTCCCTTTAAATTCTTGCCAAGGATTACGGTATTTATaggaatttataataaattatgattgttgttcATGAATGGACTGTAAActcatataattatataatgcaACACTTTCTTTTAgtataaaaacaacataataattGACATAATAAAAGTTATTACAAGTGGCAAATAATGTAGTTCTCTTTATAGGTATATATACAAATCATGAGAATCAATTTTTTAGCTTATTCCATTTCTACGTAGCTTTTGAATCAACCTATAATCGAAGAAAACATGCTCAACATCTATTCACTTAaccatttatatataattaaatacgtAGCAAACACATCTCTCGTTTTCCTATATGGCCATACTACACTTATAGGGTAAGCTCTAAGTTCATTAAGTGCAGTTTAGATAAGATAATGCTCAAGTGTAAAGTTGATAAGCCTATGTATGTAGAACATGTACATTAGTGTGTTAGGAAGAAACAAACAACAATATCAAACTTGACATACATGATACGTGAATGGTAAAAATATAGAGTAGAAATAGTGAACTGACTCAAATGATAGTGTATGCTCACCATTCTAAGATACAAAAACCAAAGAGATATAAATACTAATAATCCACCACTCTAAAGATACAAATTTATGCACTACTTTAGAGATATAAAGTTAAGGAATAAAAGTTCACCATTCACAAGGAGATACAAAACTGAATAAGGTGCTAAAAAGCCAAgtcaaaaactttttaaatcgaaattttaaccaaaaatccTTAATACAAGGTTTTAATGATCATTATATACTTGGAACATGTAAACCCCCTagtttaaaattagaaaatcaatattaaaaggtGAAAATtcttgacaaataaaaataaaataaatgtgttaTTAATAGACTATGAAGGTTTCTCATGAGTTTGTTTACATATATCAATGGTTTTCGTTATAAAGCAGTGTATGGAAGTATTGGTGACtgaataaaatacataaaataatacaaGGACAAGTAATAATGAGATTGTCATAAATAAGTCAAAGTTtctactcctttttttttaagtgtggcCGACACCCTTTAATGGGCAAGGAAGCTCAAATCTTCTCATATCCTCCaaagatttgtgttttttttttttttctaatttgtgaGCTTTGTCGGTGTTTATAAGAGTTTTTGCTTGGAAAATATTAATCAAGGTAGAATTGGGAGAGAAAAACGAGTAAGAGAATTGGAAGCTTGGATTTTAAAGATGAGGAGAAAAAAGTGTAGAGATAGTGTTGTCGCATCGGACATCGTGGTggctttaaaattaatcttaattatgaaaaaaaaacagatatctGGTATCTGGTTCTTTTAAGggaaaatatcttgtttaaggagttgtcacgtagtattatggtcactaggaaccctaactggtcaacagagatccTATGGTTTGGGATTGGTTATGCGaaaagaaagatattatcaccccttaaacgttctgcatgaggcaaactgcattgctaattttatcttaaattgctaaacgTTTATTAATTCatgctatgataatttgcttataatattcctgactctgacgccaatgaatattcaactacggataattccaactctggcgttggtaaatattacgtagctatgaaataaattagatcaatattttttttattcccgaatCTAATGCTAgtgaataaagaaataaaataaattcattttattacgcattcacatatttatttatttatttatgtagctaaacaaaaaaaacaattaaatcagtatttttattcccgactctagcgttagtgaataaaccaataaaataaatttatttttcatgcatgcacatatttttttgtcttaaattgctaaacgTTTATTAATTCttgctatgataatttgcttataatattcctgactctgatgccagtgaatattcaattaCGGATAATTTAACTCtagcgttgataaatattacgtagctataaaataaattagatcaatattttttttattccagaCTCTAATGCTaatgaataaagaaataaaataaattcattttattatgcattcacatatttatttatttatttgtgtagctaaacaaaaaaaaacaattaaatcagtatttttattctCGACTCTAgtgttagtgaataaaccaataaaataaatttatttttcatgcatgcacatatttttttaatttttcttgctaaataaaataaaataaaatgaataaaaataatataaatttaaactagtaTTTATTCccaaccaataaatttatattatttttattcatacatacacatattttttctattttccattttttattttttttattttttatctattatttatatttttatggatgGGCCCAGCGCAGCCCACATCGGCTTGGCTAAACCCAACCGGTCCGGCCCAGTCACTAGCCTAAGCAAGTGACGTGGTTAGGCCAAAGCACGCATGAACTAGCTTTATGCGTGCATgacactgtgcgaaggtaatgaATTACCTTCACACAGTGCTAAATGCactgaagttttgaaaaaaaaaaacaaagagaaagagaaagccTACCTTGTTGCAGGTTGCTTCGTCGAAGTGTTAGTGTCTTGGGCGAAGATCAGTGATGGCATCCATTGATAGGAAACTGGAATTCCTCCTTCTACCTCTGCTTTCTTACCCTCTATTTCTTCTgctcttgtttgaaaatttttctTGTGTTATGTTTTTCAGACCCTCTCTACTCTCTCTCGGTCtgtctcttttttgttttttctttggttagTATTGGTGAGGGGAAGCCTATTTCTAGTATGGGAGTTCTAGAGATAAACCTGAAAGTTCATATGGTTTGcttgtgtttcttttctttctggtttctttcatctctctctcttggGTTTCGACCTCTGTCTTCTTTTCCTGCTGTTCGTggccttttcttctcctcctccgtGCGCATcccttctctggcttttatagtcAGAGAATGGCATGCGTTTCTCTTAGTAATGAAGACTCATGACCGTTATTGCAGGAGTAGTGATGGCAGGGGCGTCCGTTTCTCTGGTTTGGTGAGCGGAAGAAGACAAAGGGTTCTCTTTAAAATGACGTCGTTCGATTGTTAATGGCCATTTATGTTTTGgtccttgaagttttgaaattttcataaGCAAGCCCCTGATAAACTTTAATTAGACCCTTACATTTCAATGCATTTTACAAAAAAGTCCTTGGACTATAATCTATTGCAATTTTGCccccaattaaccccaaactttgatatttcttcaattaagtccctaatttcattaattcaattaatttcaagctcaattagGTCCCAAAACTTCtcaattctctaattaaacccttgatttgattaattaaaataattccaagctcaattaactctcaaaacttatcaattctccaattaagctcttgatttgattaattaaactagtaaaaagtttaattaaatctttaaacctCCAATCATGTTGCTCTTAACccaaattcattctttatttcatttttatttgttttttcatcatttttcatttattaattttttttttataatttttcagtaaataataataattataattaaaataaaagggtcaaaaattgggttatgacaattgtcaAGCCAAATTGAGTTCAAAATTTGGTTGGTAAGATATTATTTACCATATGTTATCTTGTTCTAATGGGTTTATTGTGGAAGGATGGAAAACCctaatttcttaaattatagGGTTTATAAAATTGCATGGGAATTGGGTGTTTTGTGTTAAATTGATGAAAGTTGTATAAGAGTGGAAATATAgagaaattttcaaaataattttagtggAAAGTTGTACACTAAGGTCGGTTATGGGAGAAATCTTTAGGAAATCGcaaaattggtttaaatattgTGGAACTGTATGTTATTAAATGTACAAGTATGAGTATTATGTTTAAGAAAGAATTTTTAGTTGAATATGTGAGATTGCATGTGGTATGTGTGTTAGAGAGAAAGTTATGGATTTAAAGTTTATGTGTTTTTGTGATATTGAATATTTATGGGTTAATGTGAAAGTTTTAGAATTGGTAATTGAAGTAGAATACTTGATTTAATGGATGTTTGGTATATTATGAGATGTGTTTAAAATGtataaatatacattttagaAACTTGGATGTGTAAATAAGTAATTGAACCAATAGAATTATGGACAAAGTGTTATGTGTATATGAAATGTTGTTAAATATGATTATGAGTGTATGTGATCGATATTAAAGgaaaatattctatttatatGAGAAATTGTGAAATGGGATTGTGTATTGGGTTTTACTATTAGAAAAGAtatgtttgaaaatgtgttGAGAAAGTTAGGACAAATTGGGAATAAAGTTTAAATTGGTTGAATGGTCAGTTTGTaagtttttagaaaattttggAAATGAATTTAAATGTTTGGTTGTTACATGTTGTTTCCTTGTTTTGTATATTAACAAGGTTAGCGAATGAGACCATGTGAAATTGTGTGTGTAATGAGATttgaatgcatgatttaggaaGAACTAACATATGAATTGAATTGATTGGGTAGGACTAAATTATAAGCCACTGAGGGTTTAAATTTGGATTATCAATGCttgaattaaaagataaaagatcaGGTTagtatagttgttttttatttgttaatatagAAGTTTGGAAATTGAAATTGTTATAAATTGTTGGTCtaaagaaaaacatagatgTGTTGTATCCTATAAATAGATATATAAGAAATCTATTGTTAATATGTAAATTGTAATCAAGATAACTAGATCCAAAATGTgagaattttgatatattaagattaaaagagggtgattataattatataatgttAAATATGAAAAGAATCTTGTTAACATTAATATGGATTCATATGATGTGGTTAATGATATACTAATAAAGGCACCTTCTTTTGAATTAGGAGAGGCATTGGGAGCTAGATCTTTAGTAGAGGGAACTTGATTATATAAAGGAGAAGTAGGTGTTCGCcacattccttttttatttaaagaagtatttttatttctttatttgtatGTAAATCCAATGAGAAATGAACACGTGAGTATTTGATGAAAGTAACAAGAAATCATTGGAAATATGTGAATGTGATGCTATCCAAACTACTCCAAAAGATCCATTGCAAGTTCTGATTTGGTCAATTACAAGATTAAGGGAAAATATGCATTCAATAAGCTTATTCAGAGTATTTGAACCAAGGTAAATTTCAAAGAGGTTGCATTTTCAACAAGTGATTATCataccttaattaatttaatcgatATATAAGAAGGGTCTGATCCATTTACATCATAGGTTAATTTCGACAGTTagcgactttttttttttaatgcataattTTACTCTAATAAGAATTATTTTCGATCCAATTATTAGATTTGACTGAAATTTTACCAAATATTTCCAGATGTCTTGTTCTATAATAGGTTAAAACTCTAGGGCAATTAGGCATTAAGAAGGCCTTACAATAAGTTCCAAAAGCTACTATATGagaattatattagttttatagttgatttaagattttttttttctattttacttagaactcttttattgtttttctagcATTGTTTAGAACATTTTACTTAGCATAAATATGattatttagcttgtatttaggtttaagaaaaaaaaacaatacaagatagattgattattcaaaaataaaacttatatgTGAGAGTTTGCTCTTAATCTTAGTTTCTCATGGAACTACTCTACCTCATGGAACTACTTtaacttatcataaaattaaccaagtttcatgatgtcttctatacttaTTGTTCATGTCTTGATTATAGGTGGTGGGTGCAGGTTGATTGCTTATAGTATTGGTATTTCAGTTTAAGTTATCATTATGTTAAGCTCAACTACAAGCTTTAATTTAACTTTCTTGAGAATGATTGGTTTGATTATGGGTTGCTAGATCTATATATCCACAGAATTCATATCAATTGGTATTATAACAAGGCTCTAAACCATGTTATATACCTTTTATctgtaaatttttatattcttcCTTATTGCTGAGTTATTTATcttctctaaaaatatattagcttcattaaataaattcttaaaaaaggaacaaagaaaaaccacaagaaaagaaatttttagcATTTGTCTCAAATCTTGATTTACGAATATAGAATTTAGccatttgctttaaattaaataaaataaatttctagcTATTTTTTGGAGATAAGTCTTGATTAAAGGTATTTTAGGTGTGTTTGGCCTAATATTGAGAGAATCATTAGAGGACACTTTTGTGTaaccacaaaataaaaacactaggcacatttcaaaaagaaaaacttttggAATGTGACTTAACCCACCTAGATTCCCCAATAGAGTTTTTATACCATAATACTCAACTTTTTAGTGATCATGAAGATATGTTGAAAATAGTCaccatttagttttttcttaaaattgtatgaaaaacacaaaactaaCACTAGTCCTAATAAGATAAGACTATgggttatttatataattaaaaataccaaGGTAACTGTTTATTTCTAACCTAAAAGATTGTTTTATGAAAGTTCATTCTTTGTGTttacttttatatttcaattcttgatttttttaaattaaataaaaaaaaaatgactagttTCAAGGCCAATATCAAGTTTATAGTTAGGCatgtaaaaatgaaaaatgaaaaaaaataaaataaaaattataaaatacaatacATAAACAtgatctcaaaaaaataattaaatgaaaataaaataaaataaataatgagcaTGAAAAACCATATCATTGAAACgaaaatgatctaaaatcaTATTTCTAAACATACCTAGAATAATGTAGTATTAAATAATTGCATAA
This is a stretch of genomic DNA from Populus alba chromosome 11, ASM523922v2, whole genome shotgun sequence. It encodes these proteins:
- the LOC118054806 gene encoding uncharacterized protein — its product is MLYNFIPYSKFPKLVANIPFFHFVHTAKKHYRTTPFPYIHMFLSLFSSTNHGPRSYLDSDSSTTNSTSHLVETENSYDANDGFGKMGFNFSNAHCQVYSDGFSDEVEESDEERGQGNSSFTDRNQGTKMDEDWRRIEIHEDEFRHPLVREICRLIECRSAWNHKHEGKMRHLLRGLKPRLVCAVLLSQSDERVALDFFYWSDRQWRYRHYPIVYCVMLDVLSKTKLCQGARRVLRLMARRGIQRGPQDFCCVMVSYSRAGKLRNAMQVLTMMQKAGIEPNLLVCNTAIHVLVMANRLEKALRFLERMQLLGIMPNVVTYNCLIKGYCDLHRVEDAMELISEMPLKGCSPDKVSYYTVMGFLCKNRRIREVRDVIEKMEDTKLLADQVTYNTLIHMLSKHQHADEALQFLREAQKRGFQVDKVGYSAIVDSYCKEGRMDQAKEIVNEMFTRGCIPDVVTYTAIINGFSQAGEVGQARKMLQQMYKHGCKPNTVSYTAFLKGLCQKGNSSEAREMMKASEEQWWTPNAITYSVVMHGFRREGKLSDACDVVREMIGKGFFPTPVEINLLIQSLCRIGRVDEAKKFMEECLNMGCAVNAVNFTTVIHRFCQQDDIEAALSLLDDMYLSNKHPDAVTYTTIIDALGKKGRIEEATELTLKMLKKGIDPTPVTYRTVIHRYGQIGRVEDLLNLLDKMLTRQECRTAFNQVIEKLCTFGNPEAADKLLGKVLRTASRIDANTCHVLMESYLRKGIPLSAYKVACRMFSRGLIPDLKLCEKVCKKLMQEGKSEEADNLLLRFVERGNISSHCLQHSQTE